From a single Chloroflexota bacterium genomic region:
- a CDS encoding SIS domain-containing protein gives MQSIDARDAGAAAVDYLSSLRETLALVPSHALSQAVECVLAARELGRRVYVFGNGGSAATASHFVCDLVKTAAVPGFRPLRAFSLTDNTPLTTAIANDCAYDETFSRLVETYVEPDDVVIAISASGNSPNVVRGLVAAREQGATTIALLGFDGGEAQRYADIALHVPCRHYGLAEDAHAAIGHAITAAVRAALESERSDMLVRLAGDVAAAVQARTEG, from the coding sequence ATGCAGAGTATCGATGCCCGCGATGCTGGCGCTGCCGCCGTGGACTACCTGAGCAGCCTGCGCGAGACGCTGGCGCTCGTGCCATCGCACGCCTTGAGCCAGGCGGTGGAGTGTGTGCTTGCAGCGCGTGAACTGGGACGGCGTGTCTACGTGTTCGGAAACGGGGGGAGCGCGGCGACGGCCAGTCACTTCGTGTGCGATCTGGTCAAGACGGCTGCTGTGCCTGGATTCCGTCCACTGCGCGCCTTCTCCCTGACCGACAACACCCCGTTGACCACCGCCATCGCCAACGACTGCGCCTACGACGAGACGTTCTCACGGCTGGTCGAAACGTACGTCGAGCCGGACGACGTCGTCATCGCGATCAGCGCCAGCGGCAACTCGCCGAACGTCGTGCGGGGCCTGGTCGCGGCGCGCGAGCAGGGCGCGACAACTATCGCCCTGCTCGGCTTCGACGGCGGCGAGGCGCAGCGCTACGCCGACATCGCGCTGCATGTGCCTTGTCGCCACTACGGACTGGCCGAAGACGCGCACGCAGCCATCGGCCACGCGATCACGGCGGCGGTGCGTGCCGCGCTGGAGTCTGAACGCAGCGATATGCTCGTGCGCCTCGCCGGCGACGTGGCTGCTGCCGTCCAGGCTCGAACCGAGGGATAG